From the genome of Hymenobacter cellulosilyticus, one region includes:
- a CDS encoding response regulator gives MKILLVEDEPKVASFLHKGLTEQTHAVDIATDGVTGLRLALSNPYDLLILDNLLPGLSGLEVCRQVRTQNSSVPILMLTALGETDDKIRGLDAGADDYLVKPFAFQELLARIRALVRRRHEGPTSEALLRLADLTLDPSRKLVQRAGQPIQLTAREFALLEYLLRNQGRVVSRVDILEQVWETSFDTGSNVIDVYINFLRKKVDKDFTPKLIHTLVGMGYVLREE, from the coding sequence ATGAAAATTCTGCTGGTCGAAGACGAGCCCAAGGTGGCTTCGTTCCTCCACAAGGGGCTTACCGAACAAACCCACGCCGTGGATATTGCCACCGACGGCGTGACGGGGCTGCGGCTGGCCCTGAGCAACCCCTACGATCTGCTGATTCTGGACAACCTGCTGCCCGGCCTTAGCGGGCTGGAAGTGTGCCGGCAGGTGCGCACCCAAAACTCCTCGGTGCCCATTCTGATGCTCACGGCCCTGGGCGAAACCGACGACAAAATCCGGGGCCTCGACGCCGGCGCCGACGATTATCTGGTCAAGCCCTTTGCCTTTCAGGAGCTACTGGCCCGCATTCGGGCTCTGGTGCGGCGGCGCCACGAAGGCCCAACCAGTGAGGCGCTGCTGCGCCTGGCCGACCTCACCCTGGATCCTTCCCGCAAGCTGGTGCAGCGCGCCGGCCAGCCCATTCAGCTCACCGCCCGCGAGTTTGCCCTGCTCGAATACCTGCTGCGCAATCAGGGCCGGGTCGTGTCGCGGGTCGATATTCTGGAGCAGGTCTGGGAAACCAGCTTCGACACCGGCTCCAACGTCATCGACGTGTACATCAACTTCCTGCGCAAAAAAGTAGACAAGGATTTTACGCCCAAGCTGATTCATACTCTGGTGGGCATGGGCTACGTGCTGCGCGAGGAGTAG
- the dinB gene encoding DNA polymerase IV codes for MQAAETRKIIHLDMDAFYASVEQRDNPELRGQPVAVGGSRQRGVVAAASYEARQFGVRSAMASVTAQRKCPSLIFVKPRFEVYKAVSRQIREIFADYTPLIEPLSLDEAYLDVTHNLKNMPSATRIAEEIRARILTETGLTASAGISYNKFLAKLASDYRKPNGQFVIKPHEGLAFVETLEVGQFHGIGHVTAAKMNQLGIFTGLDLRQQTELFLQQHFGKAGRYYYAIARAQDHRPVEADRLRKSIGSENTFERDLTTFEELVAGLQPELESVWEYCQRTDVWGRTVTVKVKYDDFQQITRSRTTLLPVSSKELLAQVCRELLTPLLPLTKGVRLLGVSVSNLNTVEAVAGQQLTLIF; via the coding sequence GTGCAGGCAGCAGAAACCCGGAAAATCATTCACCTCGACATGGATGCCTTCTATGCCTCGGTGGAGCAGCGCGACAACCCCGAGCTGCGCGGGCAGCCCGTAGCGGTGGGTGGCTCCCGGCAGCGGGGCGTGGTGGCGGCGGCCAGCTACGAGGCCCGGCAGTTTGGCGTCCGCTCGGCCATGGCCTCGGTCACGGCCCAGCGCAAGTGCCCCAGCCTGATTTTCGTCAAGCCGCGCTTTGAGGTCTACAAGGCCGTGTCGCGCCAGATTCGGGAAATCTTTGCCGACTACACGCCCCTGATTGAGCCCTTGTCGTTGGACGAGGCCTACCTCGATGTGACCCACAACCTGAAGAACATGCCCTCGGCCACCCGCATAGCCGAGGAAATCCGGGCCCGAATTCTGACCGAAACCGGGCTGACGGCCTCGGCGGGCATTTCCTACAATAAGTTTCTGGCCAAGCTGGCCTCCGACTACCGCAAGCCCAACGGGCAGTTCGTCATCAAGCCCCACGAGGGTCTGGCTTTCGTTGAGACCTTGGAAGTGGGGCAGTTTCACGGCATCGGCCACGTAACGGCCGCCAAGATGAACCAGCTGGGCATCTTCACCGGCCTCGATTTACGGCAGCAGACCGAGCTGTTTCTGCAGCAGCACTTCGGCAAGGCCGGCCGCTACTACTATGCCATTGCCCGGGCCCAGGACCACCGCCCCGTGGAGGCCGACCGGCTGCGCAAGTCCATCGGCTCCGAAAACACCTTCGAGCGAGACCTGACCACCTTCGAAGAGCTGGTGGCCGGCCTGCAGCCCGAGCTGGAATCGGTGTGGGAGTACTGCCAGCGCACCGACGTGTGGGGCCGCACCGTAACGGTAAAAGTTAAGTACGACGACTTTCAGCAAATCACCCGCAGCCGCACCACGCTGCTGCCCGTGAGCAGCAAGGAACTGCTGGCCCAGGTGTGCCGGGAGCTGCTCACCCCACTCTTGCCCCTGACCAAGGGTGTGCGGCTGCTAGGCGTGTCGGTGTCGAACCTGAACACGGTGGAGGCAGTGGCCGGCCAGCAGCTCACCCTTATTTTTTAA
- a CDS encoding sce7726 family protein — translation MNDPEIRTLLYPLLQDGIYVDELPTGTTRADVVHITPHFMHGYEVKGDGDTLQRVENQLRCYAEVYDFVTFVVTEKHVSKLLPLLPEWVGVLVASATDLRQHRPALYNATVEPAPLAALLLLEEVKQFLLSRGLHGVSQMRKAEVQHLLRTTRAIPLSHLAQHVRERLILRMPQRLLDRAERKRERQRLAPLRRKLKQKRAATAGKRRRKKAAKPRSTLFKK, via the coding sequence ATGAACGACCCGGAAATCCGCACCCTACTGTACCCGCTGCTCCAGGACGGCATTTACGTGGATGAGCTACCCACCGGCACCACCCGCGCCGACGTGGTGCACATCACGCCCCACTTCATGCACGGCTATGAGGTAAAGGGCGACGGCGACACCCTGCAGCGGGTCGAAAACCAGCTGCGCTGCTACGCCGAGGTCTACGATTTCGTCACGTTTGTCGTCACCGAGAAGCACGTGAGCAAGCTGCTGCCCCTGCTGCCCGAGTGGGTGGGCGTGCTGGTGGCCTCTGCCACCGACCTGCGCCAGCACCGGCCGGCCCTGTATAATGCTACCGTGGAGCCGGCTCCGCTGGCGGCCTTGCTGCTGCTGGAGGAAGTAAAGCAGTTTTTGCTGTCCCGCGGCCTGCACGGCGTCAGTCAGATGCGTAAAGCCGAGGTGCAGCACCTGCTGCGCACCACCCGCGCTATTCCCCTCTCCCACCTGGCCCAGCACGTGCGGGAGCGGCTGATTCTGCGCATGCCCCAGCGCCTGCTCGACCGGGCCGAGCGGAAGCGGGAGCGGCAGCGCCTGGCCCCGCTCCGGCGCAAGCTGAAGCAAAAACGGGCCGCCACGGCCGGCAAGCGCCGCCGTAAAAAAGCCGCCAAGCCGCGCAGCACGCTGTTTAAAAAATAA
- a CDS encoding sensor histidine kinase has translation MQRIVQEVDTITASDLHRRLSQADGQDEVSHLAQRFNSLLDRLETAFAGQRTFVRDASHELRTPLTVLTGELEVALLQERSPTEYRRVLQSTLDAARMLTALTNGLLQIARASDDPSQVPMAPVRLDELLLQAHEEVLRRQPTCRIDLEFGEPTMPGSAFEVLGNEPLLLSAVLNVLENACKFSKDSQEPIMAIITCLGREVQLQVRDRGVGMTEADRQQVFVPFFRAEAIRTVPGHGIGLPLTAKIMALHSGSIRVDSELGTGTQVTLRLPLVRS, from the coding sequence ATGCAGCGCATCGTGCAGGAAGTTGATACCATTACGGCTTCCGACCTGCACCGTCGCCTTTCCCAGGCCGACGGGCAGGATGAGGTGTCGCACCTGGCCCAGCGCTTTAATAGTCTGCTTGACCGGCTCGAAACGGCTTTTGCCGGGCAGCGCACCTTCGTGCGGGATGCTTCCCACGAACTGCGCACCCCGCTCACAGTCCTGACCGGTGAGCTGGAAGTGGCCCTGCTGCAGGAGCGCAGCCCTACCGAATACCGGCGCGTGCTGCAAAGCACCCTCGACGCGGCTCGCATGCTCACGGCCCTTACCAACGGGCTGCTGCAGATTGCCCGCGCCTCCGACGACCCATCCCAGGTGCCCATGGCTCCGGTGCGCCTGGATGAGCTGCTGCTGCAGGCACACGAGGAAGTTCTGCGCCGCCAGCCCACCTGCCGCATCGACCTGGAGTTTGGGGAGCCTACCATGCCGGGTTCTGCCTTCGAAGTGCTTGGCAATGAGCCGTTGCTGCTCTCGGCGGTGCTGAACGTGCTGGAAAACGCCTGCAAATTTTCCAAAGACAGCCAGGAGCCCATCATGGCCATTATCACCTGCTTGGGGCGGGAGGTACAGCTGCAGGTGCGCGACCGGGGCGTGGGCATGACCGAAGCCGACCGGCAGCAGGTGTTCGTTCCCTTCTTCCGGGCCGAGGCCATTCGTACCGTGCCGGGCCACGGTATCGGGCTGCCGCTCACGGCCAAGATTATGGCCCTGCACAGCGGCAGTATCCGGGTCGACAGTGAACTGGGCACCGGGACGCAGGTCACGTTGCGGCTGCCGCTGGTTCGATCCTAG
- a CDS encoding SulP family inorganic anion transporter, whose product MVSWLSDSPLSVSGPAAGLTAIVLAAIHTLGSFEAMLAATVVAGILQLVLGFLKAGIIGMYFPSSVIRGMLAAIGLILILKQIPHFLGADTDYFEDMDFLQFNGQNTFSAILQASNAISWAQP is encoded by the coding sequence GTGGTGTCCTGGCTTAGCGACTCGCCCCTGAGCGTGAGCGGGCCCGCCGCCGGCCTCACGGCCATTGTGCTGGCCGCCATTCACACCCTGGGCTCGTTTGAGGCTATGCTGGCGGCTACCGTAGTAGCGGGCATTCTGCAGCTGGTGCTGGGCTTTCTAAAAGCCGGTATTATCGGTATGTATTTTCCTTCCTCGGTTATCCGCGGAATGCTGGCCGCCATTGGCTTGATTCTGATTCTGAAGCAAATTCCTCACTTCCTCGGTGCCGATACCGACTACTTCGAGGACATGGACTTCCTGCAGTTCAACGGCCAGAACACGTTCAGCGCCATTCTGCAGGCCAGCAACGCTATCAGCTGGGCTCAGCCCTGA
- a CDS encoding SulP family inorganic anion transporter — protein MSIIVLLLWDSKPVKSIAALKLVPGALIVVVLSILLNLLLSNVAPDLQVRPEHLVKLPNISSFADLTKELRLPDWSALTRGSTYVVAFTIAIVASLETLLSVEAVDKLDPHKRHTSQNRELKAQGVGNLVSGLIGGLPLTAVIVRSSANIHAGAQTKMSSFIHGLLLLGSLLFLSSVLNLIPLSALAAVLLTVGFKLTKPALYRTQWRLGWGQFLPFIVTIVAILFTDLLKGVCVGLAVGIFFILKANLESAYYYHNEPTRDPGVVHLKLSEHVSFLNKASIVTTFEKLAPGSHVILDGSESEVIDYDVLEAIENFRVTAAERNIKLELRGIPQVEVLGH, from the coding sequence GTGTCGATTATCGTGCTGTTGCTCTGGGATAGTAAGCCCGTTAAGAGCATTGCGGCCCTGAAGCTGGTGCCCGGCGCCCTGATTGTCGTGGTGCTGTCTATTCTGCTGAACCTGCTGCTGAGCAACGTGGCTCCCGACCTGCAGGTACGCCCCGAGCACCTTGTGAAGCTGCCCAACATTTCCTCGTTTGCCGACCTGACCAAGGAACTGCGCCTGCCCGACTGGTCGGCCCTGACCCGCGGCTCGACTTACGTGGTGGCCTTCACCATTGCCATTGTGGCCTCCCTCGAAACCCTGCTCAGTGTAGAAGCCGTGGATAAGCTCGACCCGCACAAGCGCCATACTTCCCAGAACCGGGAGCTCAAGGCCCAGGGTGTTGGTAACCTGGTCAGCGGTTTGATTGGCGGCCTGCCCCTGACGGCCGTAATCGTGCGTAGCTCGGCCAACATTCATGCTGGTGCCCAAACCAAGATGTCGTCGTTTATTCACGGCCTGCTGCTGCTGGGTAGCCTGTTGTTTTTGTCGTCGGTGCTGAACCTGATTCCGCTGTCGGCCCTAGCCGCCGTGCTGCTCACCGTTGGTTTCAAGCTCACCAAGCCGGCTCTCTACCGCACGCAGTGGCGTCTGGGCTGGGGTCAGTTTCTGCCCTTCATTGTGACCATCGTAGCCATCCTGTTTACCGACCTGCTCAAGGGCGTGTGCGTGGGCCTAGCCGTTGGCATCTTCTTTATTCTGAAGGCTAACCTGGAATCGGCTTACTACTACCACAATGAGCCGACCCGGGACCCGGGCGTGGTGCACCTCAAGCTCAGCGAGCATGTCTCGTTCCTGAACAAGGCCAGCATCGTTACTACCTTTGAAAAGCTGGCTCCCGGCTCCCACGTCATCCTCGACGGCTCTGAGTCCGAGGTTATCGACTACGACGTGCTGGAGGCCATTGAAAACTTCCGCGTCACGGCTGCTGAGCGCAACATTAAGTTAGAGTTGCGCGGTATTCCTCAGGTCGAAGTATTGGGCCACTAA
- a CDS encoding carbonic anhydrase codes for MRDNQSDASSSLQEILQNNRKWVEEKKSNDPDFFDKLSKGQQPRYLFIGCSDSRVPASAITGTGPGEMFVHRNIANLVVNTDMNLLAVLQYAVEVLGVKDIMVVGHYGCGGVAAAASNKQYGLIDNWLTNIKDVVRLHETEFTSITDQEKQLRRLVELNVIEQVRNLTKTNIIQNALQGPNPPRLHGLVYDIQDGILHDLNVETDALNEFQHIYGIEDIKHAEEVAEQAQQGKVS; via the coding sequence ATGAGAGACAACCAGTCTGACGCCTCGTCGTCGCTGCAAGAAATACTGCAAAACAACCGTAAGTGGGTTGAAGAGAAGAAGTCGAATGACCCCGACTTTTTCGATAAGCTGTCTAAAGGCCAGCAGCCCCGCTACTTGTTTATCGGCTGCTCCGACTCGCGCGTGCCGGCCAGCGCCATTACCGGCACCGGCCCCGGCGAAATGTTTGTGCACCGCAACATTGCTAACCTGGTCGTAAACACCGACATGAACCTGCTGGCCGTACTGCAGTACGCTGTGGAAGTACTGGGTGTAAAAGACATCATGGTAGTGGGCCACTACGGCTGCGGCGGCGTGGCCGCGGCAGCTTCCAACAAGCAGTATGGCCTGATCGACAATTGGCTGACGAACATCAAAGATGTGGTGCGCCTGCACGAGACTGAGTTCACGAGCATTACCGACCAGGAAAAGCAGCTCCGGCGCCTGGTGGAGCTGAACGTTATTGAGCAGGTGCGCAACCTGACCAAGACCAACATCATCCAGAATGCCTTGCAGGGCCCCAACCCGCCCCGTCTGCACGGTCTGGTGTACGACATTCAGGACGGTATCCTGCACGACTTGAACGTGGAGACTGATGCTCTCAACGAGTTCCAGCACATCTACGGCATTGAGGACATCAAGCACGCCGAAGAAGTAGCTGAGCAAGCGCAGCAGGGCAAAGTTTCCTAA
- a CDS encoding DUF1206 domain-containing protein produces the protein MGYYCLVAAQHANANEIRDTAGTFNALQAMGPGVLGVVALGLLAYGAYMLVQARFPILRGLGAR, from the coding sequence ATGGGCTACTATTGCCTGGTGGCCGCCCAGCACGCCAACGCCAACGAAATCCGGGATACAGCCGGCACCTTCAACGCACTGCAGGCCATGGGTCCCGGGGTGTTGGGCGTGGTGGCGCTGGGGTTGCTAGCGTACGGGGCGTATATGCTGGTACAGGCCCGCTTCCCCATTCTGCGGGGCCTGGGTGCCCGCTAA
- a CDS encoding NAD(P)/FAD-dependent oxidoreductase produces the protein MALGRARRRVVVLDSGLPCNRQTPHAHNFLTQDGETPDTIRAKARAQVLAYPTVELLAGEAVVAVREGPGFVVTTAAGATLQADKLIFATGVKDLLPATPGFAEAWGISVLHCPYCHGYEVRDEPLGVLGNGDLGFEFARLIHHWSPNLTLFTNGPATLSPEHIQHLQQRGVRIEEGEILSLEHEAGYLRQLVLAGKAPVPLTALFARVPFELHCTLPLSLGCAVTETGLLRVDEMQRTSVPGIFAAGDATTPMRAVAAAVAAGTKAGAMLNHELIGEQF, from the coding sequence ATGGCGCTGGGGCGGGCCCGGCGCCGGGTTGTCGTGCTCGACAGCGGCTTGCCCTGCAACCGGCAGACTCCGCACGCCCACAACTTCCTTACCCAGGATGGGGAAACGCCCGACACCATCCGGGCCAAGGCCCGGGCCCAGGTTTTGGCGTATCCTACGGTAGAACTATTAGCCGGTGAGGCCGTGGTGGCGGTCCGGGAAGGGCCAGGCTTTGTGGTAACTACCGCCGCCGGCGCCACCCTGCAGGCCGATAAGCTAATCTTTGCCACCGGCGTGAAAGATCTGCTGCCGGCCACGCCGGGCTTTGCCGAGGCCTGGGGCATTTCGGTGCTGCACTGCCCGTACTGCCACGGCTACGAAGTGCGCGACGAGCCCCTGGGCGTACTCGGCAACGGCGACCTGGGATTCGAGTTTGCCCGTCTCATTCACCACTGGAGCCCCAACCTGACCTTGTTTACCAACGGCCCCGCCACCCTAAGCCCTGAGCACATCCAGCACCTGCAGCAGCGCGGGGTACGGATTGAAGAAGGGGAAATCCTGAGCCTGGAGCACGAGGCGGGCTACCTGCGGCAACTGGTGCTGGCCGGTAAAGCACCGGTGCCGCTTACCGCCCTGTTTGCCCGCGTGCCCTTCGAGCTACACTGTACCCTGCCCTTGAGCCTGGGCTGTGCCGTAACCGAAACCGGCCTGCTGCGGGTAGATGAGATGCAGCGCACTTCCGTGCCTGGCATCTTCGCGGCCGGGGATGCCACCACGCCCATGCGCGCCGTAGCGGCGGCCGTAGCAGCCGGCACCAAGGCGGGCGCCATGCTAAACCACGAGCTGATCGGGGAGCAATTCTAG
- a CDS encoding EamA family transporter has product MWIVFSLLAAMSAAVVVTLSKIGVKNVEPSVAFAVQSVLIIIVAWGVVAWKGLLPTVAQIEGRTWGFLVAAGIITCLSSLFSFQALKLGQASQTSSFDKVSLVFAIILAVVFLKEKVTWQLVVGAVLMAGGAILIAFSKPEAS; this is encoded by the coding sequence ATGTGGATTGTGTTTTCGTTGCTGGCCGCCATGTCGGCCGCCGTGGTGGTGACTTTGTCGAAGATTGGCGTTAAAAACGTGGAGCCCAGCGTGGCCTTCGCCGTGCAGTCGGTGCTGATCATCATTGTGGCCTGGGGCGTGGTGGCCTGGAAGGGCCTGCTGCCTACCGTAGCCCAGATTGAGGGCCGCACCTGGGGCTTTCTGGTGGCGGCCGGCATTATTACCTGCCTCTCGTCCCTGTTCTCGTTTCAAGCCCTGAAGCTGGGCCAGGCTTCCCAAACGTCTTCTTTCGACAAGGTTTCCCTGGTGTTTGCCATCATTCTGGCGGTGGTGTTTCTCAAGGAGAAGGTAACCTGGCAGCTGGTCGTAGGCGCCGTGCTCATGGCTGGCGGGGCCATTCTCATTGCCTTCTCCAAGCCCGAAGCCAGCTAA